One part of the Enterococcus sp. DIV1094 genome encodes these proteins:
- a CDS encoding phosphatidylglycerophosphatase A family protein, whose product MVIKTETLEEKARDLLKQRGVTIEDIAELVMFLQKDYISDLSLEDCAESINAVLTKREVHNAIITGIQLDILAEQKQLMAPLQHIIEDDEGLYGIDEILALSIVNVYGTIGFTNYGYIDKVKPGILKQLNSHDGKNVHTFLDDIVGAIAASAASRLAHQEPEKRSRLTQ is encoded by the coding sequence ATGGTCATAAAAACAGAAACGTTAGAAGAAAAAGCCAGAGATCTCCTAAAACAACGTGGAGTCACGATCGAAGATATCGCTGAATTAGTGATGTTTTTGCAAAAAGATTATATCTCAGATTTGAGCTTAGAGGATTGTGCGGAAAGTATTAACGCAGTTTTAACAAAACGCGAAGTCCATAATGCGATCATTACAGGTATTCAATTAGATATCTTGGCAGAACAAAAGCAATTGATGGCCCCGCTACAACATATCATTGAAGATGATGAAGGGTTATATGGGATCGATGAGATTTTAGCCTTATCGATCGTCAACGTCTATGGAACAATCGGTTTTACCAATTACGGTTACATCGACAAAGTAAAACCAGGGATCTTAAAACAACTAAATAGTCACGACGGCAAAAACGTTCATACATTTTTAGATGACATCGTAGGAGCGATTGCCGCGTCTGCTGCAAGCCGTTTGGCCCACCAAGAACCTGAAAAACGGAGTCGTTTGACTCAATAA